ctggatcctggacttcctgacgggctgaccccaggtggtgagagtaggcaaaaatacctctgccacgctgaccctcaacatgtgGGACCCCACGTGTGTGCTTAGCCCCCTTCCTGTACtgcctgtttacccacgactgtgtggccacacacaaccaactctatcatcaagtttgctgacgacatgaagatggtaggcctgatcatcaacagcaatgagacagcctacagggagatcgtcagagaactggcagggtggtgccaggacaacaacctctccctcaacgtcagcaagaccaaggagctgatcgtgcacacccccatccacattgacgtgGCCGCAGTGAagagggtcaagagcttcaatttcctctgtgtccacatcactaaggacataACATGGTCAGCAacacctcttctccctcagaAGGCTTAAMCGATTTGACATGgcccctcaaacttttacagctgcaccattgagagcatcctgactgtatCACTGCCTGCAACTGGAAGGCCCTACAGAGAGTGGTGCGGCCAGCTCAGCGCATCACTGGCGGCGAGCTCCCATCCATCCAAGACGCACATGCCAGGCGGTATCTGAGAACGGCCTGAATAATTgccaaagactacagccaccTGAGACATGGACTGTTTTCCATGCTCCGTCTGGCAGGCGGTACAGGTGCTTCATGGCTCAGACTAAGAGagtcctaaacagcttctatcccctggccataagGCTTAATGGCTAACTGGTcatcccccaaagccaacacctactttggccgcctttccttccagttctcaaatgactgatgactgaaacgaattgcaaaaatcactgaagttggagacctatatctccctcactaactttaagcatcagctgtcagagcagcttaccgatcgctgcagctgtacagcccatctgtaaatagcccatccaaccaactacctacctcatccccatatttgtttttgtttttctgctcttttgcacaccagaatTTCTACTTTCACATCCtaatctgcacatatatcactctagtgtaaattgctaaattgtaattacttcgccactattggcctatttattgccttacctccttactggtcactattactcctgtttacatgtctatcctaccagtcacttttcatgTAAACACACCTCAACCACTCCagttcccctgcacattgaataaggtaaaTACTGTAAATACTAGCATTCTCGTGTTCTTTAGCTCTCGTCATAGTTCTTGAggtttttattcttatttttatttttctattccaTGATCTACTGTATATTACTTTCATTGCATTGTTggaaagagctctcaaggtaagaatttaactgtactgttttacacctgttgtatcatgTGCACGTGGCGTATAAACTTTGAAACTTGAAAGCAAAGATTTTATGAACTTATAATAGTTTATTAATCAGGATCCTAACATGCTGATACAAAAAATATGTACATCTGGCAAATCATTGTGTCATtcgtaccaaaacatttaaatatataataGTGTATGGAAGTAGGTTTGCATGCAGAAAAGGACTTTCATTTTCTCTTTGTATAGCCAATACCATTAGGGAATGTGATGACCGTGTGTTTTTTCCATGGAAGACAAGCGCAAAAGTACTGGCATCAAATCCAAAAACTCAAACAACCTGATATTCAGTAACTGATATCAAACAGTGTGCTGTGATATTCAAAAATGAATATTTACAGCCATTGAATAATTCAAAATGCTCTCGTACTGAGGCATAGGAATGACTGTAGGTAATACAAGAGTGATGTACACCAATGTAAGTCATATACATTACCACCTTCAGCCTTTATATTTCATAATAAACATAACGAGACATTTCAGTGAGAAATACATTGTATGCCAGCCAGAAACYCTTTCATCCGATGTCACACAATACAAGTACTTCTCTGTATGGAAATGCTAGTTTWgtataaacatacagtacatccctGTAGTCTGAAGAGTGTTACAGTATATGGAAATCATGCCAGTGTATTTGCTGCTTAATATCCACATCATACAAACAACAATCTGTCTGGACTGAGTAGCCCAGTCCCAATAGCTCACTGGGCTTTGAATGAAAGGACGCATTTAGAAGTCCTTGACCTGAATGCTAGCTGCATACGAAACTAGCAGTCAGGACAAGTAATGAAAAAATACACTATTGGGGGAAAAAAAGTAGCTTWCCTTAAAAAAGCTACATCTAGAAGAACCAAATAAAAGTGAATTATAAATATGAACCATCAGAACTTATGGTTTGCACAATGACACCATAAGGGGAAAAAAAAGAGTAATACTCATCTTGGTCACGACCACTTAAAAATGTATCGTTAAATATTCTGAAATTCATACGCAACCAAAGTTGGTCAATAATACTTAGAACTCTCAATAGAGATGCACAGACCATAAGAATAATAGCACTTTTACCTCAATCATGCACACTTACAGCAATATTAACTGACCATGGCCATATTCTGAATAACAGGGTTATGATACAGAGTCATACAACTCAGCTTATGCCTCTCATTGTTCACTACTAGCATGCATGCAAGTATAAAGATATGGGAACAGTATCAAAATAGCTCCAGTGGCCTAAATTACAGATCAAATTTACTGGACAAAATGCCTGGAGTTAAAACTGCATGTTTTTTTGTGACGCCAATGTCTGTCCCTAGTGTTTACTTGGTGAACAGCTCTCTGTATTTTTCCTCTCAAGGCTGAGTTGGTTTTGGAATTGGGGGTCATTGTCACTCAAAAGGGCCGAAGAGTCAGGACAACAGTCCTATTATAGCTGTCTGGTCAAGAATGAAGGTTGTCACTCAGTTGAAATCATGATTCTAAAAACAGCTGAAGTCTGATCAATAGAAGTATTTGATTCCATATTTCAGCCAACGGCTCATTATTTGTGCTCTCATGTCATTAGCTCATCAATCATCATCAGCCCTTATTCATTTTGGGTAATAGCTTGCTGCTTTTAGAAACACCAATACGTTCTTAGGGAATGCTGACCAGACCATCAGTTTGGGTGTCATATTCAGTAAAACAGACAATTTGTTACAAGTAAAAYAATCTTTCAGAaacatttcaaatactatttgtgcTTTGCACTGCTCAATGCATTATTACTGCAGTTtagtctctcctccctgctcagtACATGACTCTCCTCGTCTTGTTATGGCCTCAAAGCCCCTCAAACAGGCCTTGACAGGAAAATCACATCAGGTTCCACCCAGACATCATGTGTCGGGGAAGGAAATCGAGTCTTGGAGGGTGTGTATAGGTTCTAGAGTTCTGAGCCAGGGGGAACAGTTTGTACCATTTGTGCTAACTTACAGCGGACACCCAGAGCTCAGGAACCCAGTGAAGGACCGTTGCTCTTGGGCAGCTTGGCATTATTATTGGGCGCGGGGAAGTAACGCTGGTCTGGACGGGCCTCTGAAGAGGATGGGTGGCCAAATAGGAATGTGTGCTTGCTGCTGTCTCTGGGGCCAGGTCTAGATAGAGGGGCAGGGGAAGCTGGAGGAACCCTGGGTTGGAGGTTCAAGATAGGGGGCGTGGTTCTGGAGACAACCGGCCCAGGCGGTCTGCAGGCTGGGAAGAGGAAGGTGCTGTTGTTGGTGTTCTGGTTGAGGTTGGAGTCTGTCCGACGGGGCTCCTGTGTCTTGGCTGGGACTGTGTTAGTGGGGCTGGAGGCCAAAGCCAGCTTGTCTCTAAGCTGCTGGACCTCCCAGGCTAGCTGTTCCACTGGGTGCTGGGTGGATGAGGAGATGGGGTGGGAGAAAGCCTGAGGGCACAACATGGCCAGGTTTTCTGTTAGTTTATAACACCATCATGACTACAGCCATCCATGAGGAACTAATTGTAGTTTCTGATGTGACCAGCAAAAATTAGAAGCTTGTCCAGTACAACGTTGCATCAACTATTCAGTTGAATAAAAATATTAATTTCAATTTCTTACTACATTTTTTATGCAATACCTCTAGTTGAAATCCTTTTTCAGAtacagagttcaaagttcattttGATCTCCCACCCACATACCAGTAGAGTAGGCTATTATAAACATCCCCATGGCAACAGTGTTTTAGGCTCTGTATAATAGTGAGAATGATCCTCCTTCCCTATGTACCTGAGCATGAAGAGCCCCACGGAGGTAGCAGTCTCTCCACACACCTAAGCAGGGCCCCAGGAGCAAGGGCAGCAGAGGCTCATAGGGGTCCAGGGGCACCTGGAGACCGGCTATGGTGGTGGTGTGGCCCTGGGGGAGCTCTGTGAGGGCCCAGGCCTTCAGAAGCCTCTCCAGGCCCGGCAGGTTCTCTGAGGAGGACCCCCCTCTCCGGTGGCTCTTCCGGTAGACGCCTGAGCCCCCTCCGCTGCGCCAGGGCAGGAGGTTAGCAGAGCAGGAGAAGGAGCCCCTGGAGAGCAGGAACACAGAGCCTGGTGACAACTGTCACTCagctgaggaggggagggagagaagagagaaatagggaggaaGAGATAGATGGAGATTAATACGTTAAATATCCCTTATGTACcttaagggcggcaggtagctaaatggttagagcgttgggcagtaaccgAAGCTAGCTGGATcaaaccccgagctgacaaggtaaaaatctgtcgtactGCCTGAAcagggagttaacccactgttcttaggccgtcactgtaaataagatttgttcttactgacttgcctagttaaataaaggttaaaagaaATATATAATTAAGCATGTTGCAATACTGAGACCTACCACACGGAGGTGCAGTGGGCTTGTGCTCTTCCtcatcatggccattaatatttggtgtgtgtgtgtgtgtgtgtgtgtgtgtgtgtgtgtgtgtgtgttgtgtgtgtgtgtgtgtgtgtgtgttgtgtgtgtgtgtgtgtgtgtgtgtgtgtgtgtgtgtgtgtgtgagagcggggTGGCTTTTGTAAGACAAGAGCTCATTAAAATAGCAAGCACTCAAACATGCATGATCAAATGCATGATTTGCATTTATATTGTGCTTTTCACACTCCTAGCGCCTGGCTGTATACCCCATAacaacatcctctctctcctaccctgtGTGCCTCAGGGTTGGTGTTGAGGTTGCCGTTGAATAGGGCTTGTGGCAGGGCGGGCATAGACACTGGCTGGGTGAAACGTTCCCGTCTCTGGCTGCTGTACTGCAGAGCCCAGTCCCACACAGGGGGCAGAGGGGGGTCTGAGGAGTCCGGGAAGGAGCCCCTGGGTACCACGTCTCTCCAGCCGTTCACTGGAGTGTAACTCTGGGATAGGTTCTGGGAGAGACAGGAAKggatggaggaagaagaggtgagAGAACAGTGATTCGTCTGATTCAATCTGAGCTCATTCAAGAGTTATCGTTGAAGACAATCTGAGCTGATGCATGTGTGGGATTGAAAATGACRTGGACTCGCCTCGCAAATCAACCGCTTTAATCTAAGATGGTTTACAGAATTTACGACTTTCAAACTTTGATACAGGTATTTCCAACTTTTTCCATGTTAGCCTAGGGTAGCATACCTACAGTGTATCTTGTCTAGTACTACAGCTTCAGCATTAGCGGTGGTGTTGCTGAACAGTGGCCTACCTGTGAGCGTTTGCACCTCTCCCTGTGGCAGTTGGCCAGAAAACTGCTGAAGAGGGGCAGGTGGAAGCTGTCATGGAGGGCCAGCAGGAAGTCCCCTGTCAGCTGGAAGCGGGACGGGTACTGGACCCATAGCTGCCACACACAGTCCAGGAAGAGCAGGAACACTGGTGCctagtggggacaaaacacaggGTTAAGAAAGATGGGAGAAAGATCACCACAGACAAATGACTGGCATTAAACACTGTGTCCTAATGCAAATAGTTTTTTCCTCCATGACCACTGATAGGTGAGTTAACTGATAGGTGACAGCTtatcctctcacctcttccttgTCGCTGTCCCTGTGGTAGTTGATGCGGCTGAGGAAGCGGTGTCCGGCCATCACCCACTCCTTCTGCACCAGACCCTGGAAGCCCACCCTGGTCCTGCAGTGGGGGTCACACATCACCTGGACCAGACTGGACACCACACAGGTCATGTCCCGGTCTTCCGCCTCTGCACACAACAGGAGGAAATAGACCATCAGTAGTCATTTGTAACTGAATACAGTAACAGAACACATATTCAGGGCTCAGATATCAAAGGATAAGATAagtgtataaaaaaacaacacaacatgacaatccAAATGCCACAGTCTCACAACAGCCCTTTCATTCTCACAAAACGTGTCCCCCTGTGGACAAGAATAGAACTTCTCCCAAATACCCACATCTGGTTGGCAGGTTTTTTCTAACCACAGGCAGGAGGGAGTGTTGGCTGGGCCTGTCTGAAAATACCATTGGGTCATTTCTCCAGTCATTTACTTGTGTTCAGGACACTGTCAGCTCTGTGGTTTTAGGGGGGTGATATGCAACCCTCTTCTCCAAAAAGCCCACTTGAGGCTGGCCAGGCAACACAACTCATATGGGGGAAGGGAAAATCACAGAGCAGTAGCAGCCATTATTCATGTGACACAGAGTTCTGTTGACTTTTCAGTCTGTGGTAGCTACCTTAGGTATCAACAGACTAGGACTGACTCTCACAGACCAATTATATGTGTCAGTACATGGAGTCATGTAATAATAATGTATGAACATAGTTGTACTTAGTCAAGAACGTCTGCAGCTTTGCCATAATACTGTTCTCTCTCATTATAGACTGTTGTATTACACTCACTTATCTCTCCAAGGCTGTGGGCTCCAGCCTGGGTGCCAGACTATTTATGTTCAACATCGCTAGTTCGTTACGTCCTTGCCTTGTGTGGCAAGACAATCACAAGCTGGCTAAAACAGAAACAGTCAGACTGGCACCAACCTTGAACTTCCAACACACTACAGTAAACTTCCACAACTAAGTGAGccagtcagcatgacaatatgGCACACAATCATAACACAATCTCACCAGGMACAATAGACTTACCACCTGCTGTATTAGTGTCCTGGTAGAGTAGTGCTTCTAAAGTACGAGTCTCCTTCAGGGTAAGCCCTAATGC
This region of Salvelinus sp. IW2-2015 linkage group LG6.1, ASM291031v2, whole genome shotgun sequence genomic DNA includes:
- the LOC111965128 gene encoding myotubularin-related protein 11-like, which gives rise to MLTGSKTTFKVRQMVPDIKERMLSHSGVNARGRDMFGLRCLPGECVLQMAVLVRKKLTAKEGGGWLSGTLFCTHFRVAFVPQDSPKPDDNADPVLLGDHDVALASIEKVVAVGPSRTKLVTASSSLKFTPEELVLYCRDLRVLCFLFDRLTPDTQAVEITYTIAKTYQPLKPGTVLSFQNAALGSVEMKQLLSNRRRDAQMNWFDSLSDWEQELERTGACSWRVSSVNDRFEMSTSLPKFNVVPQKVLDTELKKTFAHFNEGRIPRWCWRHPRGSDLLRMASFQNNIYHEKDDIRNLELILFGGQSLCVVVELGDEMPSPTDIQLAHTRLRALCLGDISTSVSVPDDKWLSTLESTHWLDYTRCCLRKAAEVACLLRGGHLTVVLQEAEDRDMTCVVSSLVQVMCDPHCRTRVGFQGLVQKEWVMAGHRFLSRINYHRDSDKEEAPVFLLFLDCVWQLWVQYPSRFQLTGDFLLALHDSFHLPLFSSFLANCHRERCKRSQNLSQSYTPVNGWRDVVPRGSFPDSSDPPLPPVWDWALQYSSQRRERFTQPVSMPALPQALFNGNLNTNPEAHRVGERGCCSVFLLSRGSFSCSANLLPWRSGGGSGVYRKSHRRGGSSSENLPGLERLLKAWALTELPQGHTTTIAGLQVPLDPYEPLLPLLLGPCLGVWRDCYLRGALHAQAFSHPISSSTQHPVEQLAWEVQQLRDKLALASSPTNTVPAKTQEPRRTDSNLNQNTNNSTFLFPACRPPGPVVSRTTPPILNLQPRVPPASPAPLSRPGPRDSSKHTFLFGHPSSSEARPDQRYFPAPNNNAKLPKSNGPSLGS